Proteins from a single region of Aquirhabdus parva:
- a CDS encoding DUF4139 domain-containing protein, with protein sequence MPKPLSSLILKRAIAPHLPSSSCLVLLLGLPLVAEASSHLTAVTVYPGTATVQRAMTVDAGTKTVIFDCLPAGLDPQSLQITADTGVSIGEMTVDTQDRSLSTTCAAHPLDARIDALQDQKAALQAESDSLDTVKGYLKSYTYDPDHPWKVRSKSENITATIDALRRSGQDNNVRQYQLDKKIENLDKQLQPLIAERDRTQKHDKVTTVKATLYTARNAEIRLNYLVHGPNWSPAYRASLDTSTGKLNIERRAMVSQSTGEDWSGVNLTLSTGQPHANASSPIPRQWGVDILPPPQPQRRFAAASSAFEYGPPAPAPIATPQLTEDIPIRQSGSAMQPNYTPEVVNYGYTTAFNIPGNIDVPSNGERIAFSFGQIDQMAKIVARTSPLLDANAYLVAEIAPPEGIWPEGPMQLYRDGAFVGSTNFNVDQTDKQDLPFGRDELVRVLSEPVRDTQSVAGFTGSRHERQVVHGYVVENKHNQSITLQVFEAAPVALDSNIHITSQFEPTPTKQNWNKQQGLTLWSTELGANKKTRFAANYTISSPKDARVIER encoded by the coding sequence ATGCCTAAGCCCTTGTCGTCTCTTATTTTAAAACGCGCTATTGCACCTCATTTACCCTCATCTTCCTGTCTCGTCCTTTTATTGGGTCTGCCTTTGGTGGCAGAGGCCAGTTCGCATCTGACTGCGGTTACCGTCTATCCGGGAACCGCGACGGTGCAGCGTGCTATGACGGTCGATGCTGGAACCAAAACGGTCATTTTTGATTGCTTGCCTGCAGGACTGGATCCCCAAAGCTTGCAGATCACTGCGGATACGGGGGTCAGTATTGGTGAGATGACCGTAGATACTCAGGATCGCAGTTTATCCACGACCTGTGCAGCACATCCATTAGATGCCCGTATCGATGCCTTGCAAGATCAGAAGGCGGCTCTGCAAGCTGAGAGTGACTCTTTGGATACGGTGAAGGGGTATTTGAAGAGCTATACCTATGACCCAGATCACCCATGGAAAGTTCGCTCTAAAAGCGAGAATATCACAGCAACAATCGATGCTTTGCGCCGTTCTGGACAAGATAACAATGTAAGACAGTATCAATTAGACAAAAAAATAGAAAACTTGGACAAGCAACTGCAACCCTTAATTGCAGAGCGGGATCGTACACAGAAGCACGATAAAGTCACGACCGTAAAGGCGACACTGTATACGGCTAGAAATGCGGAAATCCGCTTGAATTATTTAGTGCACGGACCAAACTGGTCACCTGCTTATCGAGCATCTTTAGATACGAGCACAGGAAAACTTAACATTGAGCGTCGGGCAATGGTGAGTCAATCGACAGGGGAGGATTGGTCCGGGGTCAATTTGACGCTTTCGACAGGACAGCCTCATGCGAATGCGAGCTCACCGATTCCAAGGCAATGGGGCGTTGATATTTTGCCGCCCCCACAGCCACAACGTCGTTTTGCTGCGGCCAGTTCCGCATTCGAATATGGCCCACCAGCCCCAGCGCCAATAGCAACACCGCAATTGACAGAAGACATACCGATTAGACAGTCTGGTTCAGCGATGCAACCAAATTATACGCCCGAAGTAGTGAACTACGGCTACACCACCGCGTTTAATATTCCCGGCAACATCGATGTTCCCTCAAATGGCGAGCGTATTGCATTTTCATTCGGTCAGATCGATCAAATGGCCAAGATCGTGGCTCGAACCAGTCCACTGCTCGATGCAAATGCCTATTTGGTAGCAGAGATTGCGCCACCTGAGGGGATCTGGCCTGAAGGGCCGATGCAACTCTATCGTGACGGCGCTTTTGTTGGATCAACCAATTTCAATGTTGATCAGACCGACAAGCAGGATTTGCCTTTTGGTCGTGATGAGTTGGTTCGTGTTCTATCTGAACCTGTGCGAGACACGCAATCCGTCGCAGGATTTACCGGTTCACGTCATGAGCGTCAGGTAGTCCATGGTTATGTGGTTGAAAACAAGCATAATCAGTCTATTACTTTACAAGTCTTTGAAGCAGCCCCAGTCGCTTTAGATAGTAACATCCATATCACCAGTCAGTTTGAGCCGACACCAACGAAACAAAACTGGAATAAACAGCAAGGTTTGACACTGTGGAGTACGGAGTTGGGTGCAAACAAAAAAACACGTTTTGCTGCCAACTACACGATCAGCTCTCCGAAAGATGCACGCGTGATTGAGCGCTAA
- the acnD gene encoding Fe/S-dependent 2-methylisocitrate dehydratase AcnD codes for MNTANRKPLPGTNLDYFDTRSAVDAIEPGAYAKLPYTSRVLAENLVRRCDPATLTDSLKQLIERKQDLDFPWYPARVVCHDILGQTALVDLAGLRDAIADMGGDPSKVNPVVPTQLIVDHSLSVECGGFDPDAFAKNRAIEDRRNEDRFHFIEWTKTAFKNVDVIPAGNGIMHQINLEKMSPVIQARDGVAFPDTCVGTDSHTPHVDALGVIAIGVGGLEAETVMLGRASMMRLPDIIGVELTGKRQPGITATDIVLALTEFLRKERVVSAYLEFFGEGADDLSIGDRATISNMTPEYGATAGMFYIDNQTLDYLRLTGRDDAQVELVEIYAKETGLWSESLKTAVYPRVLTFDLSAVGRNMAGPSNPHARVATADLAAKGISGAWEEVEGEMPDGAVIIAAITSCTNTSNPRNTVAAGLLARKALEFGLVRKPWVKSSFAPGSKAAELYLQEAGVLTDLEQLGFGIVAFACTTCNGMSGALDPVIQQEIIDRDLYATAVLSGNRNFDGRIHPYAKQAFLASPPLVVAYAIAGTIRFDIEKDVLGVHEGKEIRLKDIWPSDAEIDALVAKSVKPEQFRKVYIPMFDLGKVEEAASPLYDWRPMSTYIRRPPYWDTTGVGALAANPRTLTGMRPLAVLPDNITTDHLSPSNAIMMNSAAGEYLHKMGLPEEDFNSYATHRGDHLTAMRATFANPQLVNEMAVVDGQVKKGSLTRVEPEGKVTRMWEAIETYMDRKQPLIIIAGADYGQGSSRDWAAKGVRLAGVEAIVAEGFERIHRTNLIGMGVLPLEFKAGQNRKTLNIDGTEVFDVIGTPTPRATMTLVIHRKDGERVEVPVTCRLDTAEEVLIYEAGGVLQRFAQDFLEGAVA; via the coding sequence ATGAATACAGCAAACCGCAAACCCCTTCCAGGTACCAACCTTGATTATTTCGACACCCGTAGTGCTGTCGATGCAATCGAGCCGGGCGCTTATGCCAAATTGCCTTATACCTCACGCGTATTGGCAGAGAACCTCGTGCGTCGCTGCGATCCTGCAACTTTGACGGATTCGCTCAAACAATTGATCGAACGCAAGCAAGACTTGGATTTTCCTTGGTATCCAGCCCGTGTGGTTTGTCATGACATCTTGGGTCAGACTGCATTGGTTGACTTGGCGGGTCTACGCGATGCGATTGCAGACATGGGCGGCGATCCCTCTAAAGTAAACCCTGTGGTCCCGACACAGTTGATCGTTGACCATTCACTGTCTGTGGAGTGTGGTGGTTTTGATCCAGATGCGTTCGCCAAAAACCGCGCCATCGAAGACCGTCGTAACGAAGACCGTTTCCACTTCATTGAGTGGACCAAAACAGCATTTAAAAACGTAGACGTGATCCCAGCGGGTAACGGCATCATGCACCAAATCAACTTGGAGAAAATGTCTCCAGTGATTCAAGCACGTGACGGCGTTGCATTCCCAGATACTTGTGTGGGTACTGACAGCCATACACCGCACGTCGATGCACTGGGTGTGATCGCGATTGGTGTGGGTGGTCTGGAAGCTGAAACCGTTATGCTGGGCCGCGCATCAATGATGCGTCTGCCAGATATCATTGGCGTTGAGTTGACTGGCAAACGTCAACCGGGCATCACTGCAACGGACATCGTGCTGGCATTAACCGAATTCTTGCGTAAAGAGCGTGTGGTCTCTGCATACCTCGAATTCTTCGGTGAAGGTGCAGATGATCTATCGATCGGTGACCGTGCAACGATCTCCAATATGACTCCAGAATACGGCGCAACCGCGGGCATGTTCTACATCGACAACCAAACGCTTGATTATCTGCGTTTGACTGGTCGTGATGATGCACAAGTTGAACTGGTAGAAATCTACGCTAAAGAAACTGGCCTTTGGTCAGAGAGCCTCAAAACAGCCGTTTATCCACGCGTTCTGACCTTTGATTTGTCAGCTGTAGGCCGTAACATGGCGGGTCCTTCAAACCCGCATGCACGCGTAGCAACTGCTGATCTTGCAGCAAAAGGCATCTCTGGTGCTTGGGAAGAAGTCGAAGGCGAAATGCCAGACGGCGCAGTGATCATCGCTGCGATCACCAGCTGTACCAACACCAGTAACCCTCGTAACACCGTAGCCGCAGGTCTGTTGGCACGCAAAGCGCTGGAATTTGGTCTGGTGCGTAAGCCATGGGTCAAATCATCCTTTGCACCGGGTTCTAAAGCCGCTGAGCTTTATTTGCAGGAAGCAGGCGTGTTGACTGATCTGGAGCAATTAGGCTTTGGTATCGTGGCATTCGCTTGTACCACCTGTAACGGCATGAGCGGTGCGCTTGATCCGGTGATCCAGCAAGAAATTATCGACCGTGACCTGTATGCGACTGCTGTACTATCCGGTAACCGTAACTTTGACGGTCGTATTCATCCGTATGCGAAGCAAGCATTCTTGGCATCACCACCACTCGTGGTTGCCTACGCGATTGCAGGCACGATTCGTTTCGATATCGAAAAAGACGTGCTTGGTGTACATGAAGGCAAAGAGATTCGCCTCAAAGACATCTGGCCATCGGATGCTGAAATCGACGCCTTGGTTGCCAAGAGCGTGAAGCCAGAACAATTCCGCAAGGTCTACATCCCAATGTTTGACTTGGGCAAGGTAGAAGAAGCGGCAAGTCCATTGTATGACTGGCGCCCAATGTCGACTTACATCCGTCGTCCTCCTTACTGGGATACAACGGGTGTAGGTGCACTGGCGGCGAACCCACGTACCTTGACTGGTATGCGCCCTCTGGCGGTACTCCCAGACAACATCACCACCGACCACTTGTCACCATCAAATGCGATCATGATGAACAGTGCTGCGGGTGAGTATCTGCATAAAATGGGTCTGCCAGAAGAAGACTTCAACAGCTATGCGACTCACCGTGGTGACCACCTGACGGCTATGCGTGCGACCTTTGCTAATCCGCAATTGGTCAACGAAATGGCAGTAGTCGATGGTCAAGTGAAGAAAGGTTCACTGACCCGTGTTGAGCCAGAAGGTAAAGTAACACGCATGTGGGAAGCGATTGAGACCTACATGGATCGCAAACAACCACTGATCATCATTGCTGGTGCTGACTATGGTCAAGGTTCAAGCCGTGACTGGGCTGCTAAAGGTGTACGTCTGGCTGGTGTTGAGGCGATTGTGGCTGAAGGCTTTGAGCGTATTCACCGTACCAACCTGATTGGTATGGGTGTACTGCCGCTTGAGTTTAAAGCGGGTCAAAACCGCAAGACGTTGAACATCGACGGTACTGAGGTATTTGATGTGATTGGTACGCCGACTCCTCGTGCAACCATGACCTTGGTCATCCATCGTAAGGATGGCGAGCGCGTGGAAGTGCCAGTGACTTGCCGTCTGGATACCGCTGAAGAAGTGTTGATCTATGAAGCGGGTGGTGTATTGCAGCGCTTTGCACAGGACTTCTTGGAAGGTGCGGTGGCTTAA